From a single Oceanobacillus kimchii X50 genomic region:
- a CDS encoding putative DNA-binding protein, producing the protein MLDKTTRINYLFDFYQELLTPKQRNYMEMYYLEDYSLGEISELFQVSRQAVYDNIKRTEAMLESYEEKLHLYSKFEQRVKLLDKLKLLTTDNHVHEYIQKLKDLD; encoded by the coding sequence TTGTTAGATAAAACGACACGTATTAATTATTTATTTGATTTTTATCAAGAACTATTGACACCAAAACAACGAAATTATATGGAAATGTATTATCTAGAGGACTATTCCTTAGGAGAAATTTCCGAGTTGTTTCAAGTATCAAGACAAGCGGTTTATGATAATATAAAGCGAACAGAAGCAATGCTTGAATCATATGAAGAAAAACTTCATTTGTATTCAAAGTTTGAACAACGTGTTAAGCTGTTAGACAAGTTGAAATTACTGACAACAGATAACCATGTACATGAATATATTCAAAAACTAAAAGACTTAGATTAG